From Nerophis lumbriciformis linkage group LG09, RoL_Nlum_v2.1, whole genome shotgun sequence, one genomic window encodes:
- the LOC140679031 gene encoding protocadherin beta-2-like, with amino-acid sequence MAPLKAPPQTQLLLAVFTFSALWGFVLAITRYSIPEEMEEGSFVANLATDLGLDVRSMVERQAKLDVIHSKNYLDINKETGDLIIREKIDRESICMTKTTSCFLKMDVILENPIRIFNIELEIMDINDNAPVFRRKTIYLDVSEATLPETK; translated from the exons ATGGCTCCTCTGAAGGCTCCTCCACAGACCCAATTGCTCCTCGCAGTTTTTACGTTCAGTGCACTGTGGGGGTTTGTGCTTGCCATCACCCGCTACTCCATTCCGGAGGAGATGGAAGAAGGTTCCTTTGTTGCAAACCTGGCCACCGATTTGGGTCTGGATGTGCGCAGCATGGTGGAACGGCAAGCAAAGCTGGATGTCATTCACAGCAAGAATTACCTCGACATCAACAAAGAAACCGGGGATCTGATCATCCGCGAGAAGATCGACCGGGAAAGCATCTGCATGACAAAAACAACCTCATGCTTTCTGAAAATGGATGTCATACTAGAAAACCCCATTCGTATTTTCAACATCGAACTGGAGATCATGGACATCAATGACAACGCTCCAGTGTTTCGGAGGAAGACCATTTATTTGGATGTTTCCGAGGCAACCCTTCCCG AAACCAAATGA
- the LOC133607446 gene encoding protocadherin alpha-C2-like: protein MTLNATDLDEGTNAQLLYSYTLYTSEKTQELFSLDPNSGEIKVKGVIDFEESQNFEMHIQAQDRGATQLSGQCKVMVSITDLNDNYPELTIKSLKSAVTENAAVGTLIAVVSVQDRDSGRNGQVELTLSQQEILPFTLNQSSEGYFELLISKPLDREIQSKYEITLRVSDKGSPPLTESETFTLEIHDINDNAPTFPQSFYTIHVMENNLPGALLTSLSAFDPDLNENQYLVYFIMEKEIVNTSVSMLFSINPENGDLYALKTFDYEREREYLFHIEARDSGVPPLSSNVTVHIIILDQNDNTPVIVSPWRAQGSVVEEVIPRSTDKGHLVAKVIAIDADSEQNARVTYQLLQITDTSLFSLDQYNGEIRTTRMFSYRDPRQQRLVIVAKDNGDPALSATVTIKISTVENAMAFSETTELPLEYDVFTDLNLYLVIGLGAVSFLLLITILVIIVLKCQKPKPKAIKIPPVNRNSVISRNSVISQRSSTIADSTLISSDAYWYSLFLAETRKGKVVVRQPIIPKGAGYFVSSIPRSIGPSETTESRASTLEQATRRKLP from the exons ATGACCTTAAATGCAACAGATTTAGATGAAGGCACAAACGCCCAGTTGTTGTATTCATACACGCTATACACTTCTGAGAAGACACAGGAACTCTTCTCACTTGACCCAAATTCCGGCGAGATCAAAGTAAAGGGCGTGATCGATTTTGAAGAGAGTCAGAATTTTGAGATGCACATCCAAGCCCAGGACAGAGGGGCGACCCAGCTGTCAGGGCAGTGTAAGGTGATGGTGTCCATCACGGATTTGAACGACAACTATCCTGAGCTGACCATCAAGTCTCTAAAAAGCGCCGTGACGGAGAATGCCGCTGTGGGGACGCTAATCGCGGTGGTAAGCGTCCAGGACAGGGACTCCGGCCGCAACGGGCAAGTGGAGCTCACTTTAAGTCAGCAGGAAATCCTCCCCTTCACCCTGAATCAATCCTCAGAGGGTTACTTTGAGCTTCTGATTTCAAAGCCACTGGATAGGGAGATACAGAGCAAATATGAAATAACACTGAGAGTGTCGGATAAAGGGTCGCCGCCACTGACTGAAAGCGAGACCTTCACTTTAGAGATCCATGATATCAATGACAATGCACCCACATTCCCTCAGTCCTTCTACACCATCCACGTCATGGAGAATAATCTGCCAGGGGCCCTGCTGACATCTCTGAGCGCGTTTGACCCGGATCTGAATGAGAACCAGTACTTGGTGTATTTCATAATGGAGAAGGAGATAGTGAACACATCCGTGTCAATGCTGTTCTCCATCAATCCAGAGAATGGAGACCTTTATGCGTTGAAGACATTTGACTATGAAAGAGAGCGGGAATATCTTTTCCATATTGAGGCCAGGGACTCAGGTGTTCCTCCATTGAGCAGTAATGTGACGGTTCACATCATCATTCTGGACCAAAATGACAACACCCCTGTCATAGTGTCGCCATGGCGGGCACAGGGGTCTGTTGTCGAAGAGGTTATACCAAGGTCTACAGATAAGGGACATTTAGTGGCAAAAGTGATTGCCATCGATGCAGACTCCGAGCAAAACGCCAGGGTCACATatcagctcttgcaaatcactgACACAAGCCTCTTCAGTCTCGATCAATACAACGGCGAGATTCGGACAACAAGAATGTTCAGCTACAGAGACCCCCGGCAACAGCGTCTTGTCATCGTCGCGAAAGACAACGGCGACCCTGCTCTATCAGCCACGGTCACCATTAAAATATCCACAGTGGAAAATGCAATGGCCTTTTCAGAGACGACAGAGTTGCCACTAGAGTATGACGTCTTCACGGACCTGAACTTGTATTTAGTCATCGGTTTAGGGGCTGTCTCCTTCTTGCTGCTTATCACCATCTTAGTTATTATTGTGCTCAAGTGTCAAAAACCAAAGCCGAAGGCCATCAAGATACCTCCAGTTAATAGGAACAGCGTGATCAGCAGGAATAGTGTGATCAGCCAGAGGAGCTCCACAATTGCTGACTCCACCTTGATCTCCAGCGATGCCTACTGGTACAGTCTGTTCCTCGCAGAGACCAGGAAAGGCAAAGTCGTCGTAAGACAGCCCATAATACCCAAAGGAGCTGGCTACTTTGTGTCCAGTATACCCAGGAGCATAGGGCCAAGTGAGACCACAGAGTCCAGAGCATCCACACTGGAG CAGGCAACCAGAAGAAAACTGCCGTGA